The nucleotide window GCACGGGGTCGAAACCTTGCCCGGCGACCATGTGATAGATGGTGACGATCTTGAAGCCGCTGCTGATGCTGCAGGGGTGGCGGTGACTCCTGGTGACATCGTCATCATACGTACCGGTTTGCTGTCGGAGTGGGCACTGACCGGATCGTGGGCGGCGATAAAACGGCGCCCGCAGCCGGGGGTGGGTATCAGTGCCGTCGAGTGGGTTGCCGAGCGTGACGTCGCCGCCATTGCAACCGACAACACTGCAGCGGAGGCACTCGGTACAGGTAAGGCGCTGAAGGGTCCAGTTCATATGCTCGCGCTGCGTGATATGGGACTACACCTGGGTGAGTATTGGTTCCTTGAAGATCTGGCGGCTGATTGCGCCCGACTAGAGCAGAGCACATTCATGCTGTCCGCTGCCCCGCTTCCCTTTGAGAATGCCGTCGGATCACCGACGAACCCGATCGCATTGCTATGAATCGACGTATCAATAGAGATTGAATCGCCGCCTGATTCTTGCGGTCTGTATTCGGGCGCTAGGTAGACAAAAGATGGCCGGAGAGTGTGACTTAGCACGTGTGTAGCTCTGTCTGTGTCCGTGCGTTCCGGTATCCATCGCGAACTGGGCGTGAGTAGACAGTTTCTTACCGCGGTCCCACGTCAACGTCTTGCGCAGCTGCTGCGGAAGCGAGGCCATCGACGCTGTCAGTCTTGCATTCATCGCGACCGCACCGTAGCCACCGAGCGCTGGCCCATTTTTCACAGGCGGCTGCTCACCCCAGCCTTTCTGCCGGCAGATGCAATCAGAAGTGTTGTACGGCTGCGCCGTTCGACAAGGTTTCCATTCCGGACCGGCCCACACCGATGATCAGGTCACCTTCCAGTGACCGGGGGACGGCACGGTCACTGGCCGCAGCGGGCCGCTGCGACAGGACGAAATCAGAGGTGATATGACCCTGCGGCTTGTTGCGTGAAGGAGCCCGCGGCTCCCTCAGTGCCCGCCCGGTGCGCAGGCACGCCACCAGCTCACGCTTGAGCGCGCCGCGACCCTCGATGAACAGGGACTGATAAATCGCCTCGTGACTGATACGCATGGATTCATCATCGCCGAAATCGACCTTCAAACGCCGCGAGATTTGCTCCGGATTCCACGCCAGCGACCACCGCGGGTGGGCCCGGTGCGGTTTGTTGAGCCCCTTCCACGGCGCCGGCGTGGGGCCCGCAGCGATCGTGCCATCGGGACGGCGGACAACGCCGGCCAGACGGTCCTGTACGTACTCCCGCAACTCGACGTGGGCCACGAGCTTCGCCGTCTTTGGACGCTTGGCAGCTTGCTGGGCTTTCCACTGCGCACCAACGCCCGATACTCGAGCTTCCCGCTCCTGGTCGCAGCATTGCGGCGCAACTCACGCGAAATCGTTGCCGGACTGCGACCGATCTGCCGGGCGATCTCACGCACCCCACAGTCTCGGGCGTGTAGCAGCGCGATCTCCTCTCGCTCGGCGAACGACAGATAGCGGCCCGAAGGCGTATCCAGACTCAGCGGCCTCATGCCGCCAGCGTGGCGGAACCAGCGCGTACCCACCGGCACCGACACACCGACAGCGATAGACGCTTCCGCCGTGCTCACCCCTGTCCCCTGTCGCGGCCGCGCGCCAAAACTCACGTTGCACCCGCCGCGACGGCTCCGGCCGCCCCGGCGAACGCATCGCCGGCCGAAGCGCCCGATCGGCACGCCACTGTCGACGAACACTTACCGGCACATTGCTGGTCTTCCGGCTCCAGTCTGCTGTACTTACGCCGCACACCTCCAAGAATCAGGTGTGTTGCGACGACCAGTTGAATCCACCGCCGTAGCAGTCAAGCCAGTGACGCAACGTGCCGCGCTCAACCCCAAGATCGGCGGCGATACCGCGCACCGTGGCCCCCGGGGTCAAACTCGTACAAGTCCACCGCGTCCTGCCGAAACTGCTCTGAATAGTGTCTCCGAGCCATATCTTGATCATCTCGCTTCTCCCCGCGAACTGCGGGATTCAACGTGTTCAAGGTCCGGGGTCAGGTCCCATGCGATCTCGAGTGTGATCTCGGACCGGGCGGTGGCGACCTGCATTGTGCCAACCAATATTCCGCCCCCAGAAGCCATCCGACTGCAGTCGACCATCCGGTATGAGATCGATCCGAATTCGGCTTACAGTCGGGAAAGGCGGTCTGGACGAGGCGGTGCTGCGGGGCGTATCACCAGCAGAGTAGGCTGTCAGAACGAGTGCGTGGGTAGTTTGATCGCGGGAGGTCAGATCGTGAAGAACCCTGTCCCGGTGGGCCCGTCGTGAGCAACGAGGAGTGTGCTGGACAGCGATCGGGTGACCGGATCTGTGCCTGAACGCGATCCAAGTGGAGTGGAGCTGATTTTCGCAACGTGGACTTGGGCCAATCCAGACTTCCGCCCTGCGTGACATCACAGTTCGTGACGTGGCGGTTGCAACCATCGGTCGGCGTCGGTACACGATGGCGCAGATTGAGCTGAGTAGAATTGTAAAGGAGCGGCTCTAGATGGCGCCAGCTTCACTACCTGGGTTAGTCCAGAGCTGGGCGGTGCAGGATCCACAGCGGGAAGTTCTACGCGATGTCGGTGGCCGGGGATTGACCAACTCAGACCTGGCGGTCGCAGCCGCGACCTGGGGCGCTTTGCTGAACTCAGTCGGAGTGACCCGAGGTGCTCCGGTTGCTTCTATGCTACCCAACACATCCGCCGGACACATTGGCTGGCTGGGCAGTGCCTGGATCGGCGCGATTGAGTTTCCGCTGAATCACGAATTTCCCACCTCATGGATAGAGCGACTCGTCGTGGAGTCTGGGGCCAGAATCGCGATTGTCGGCAAGCAGTTTGCCCGAAAGTGGCGGCCACTGCTTACTGCTGGCGTTCTGAAGTCTCTGGTGGTGGTTCACGATTTAGAGCAGGTAGAAATCTGGTCTGGCGATGGGCGCAATGAATTTCGGAAACTGACCCCAGTCGACCTGGCCCCGGTTGTTGCCGATCGCTATGATGTTTCATGTGTCATTTTGACCTCGGGAACCACTGGGCCGAGTAAGGGTGTAGTGGTTCCGTGGGGGCAATGGGAGACTCGTTGTTTATCGAACGCCATCCCAAGTAGATTTCGAAATCGAGACGAAGTCTTTTACAATCCTTTACCCGTCTACCATACCGCGGGCCGATCATACTTTTATGAGGCCGTTTATCAGCAGAGTTTAATGGTCTCGAAAGGGCGCTTCTCGACGACTACCTGGATCGATGACATCCAGCGAGAGGAATGCACCGGCACTATCCTTCTTGGCGCTACGGCATCTTTTATCTTTAATAGTCCGCCAAAATCATTTGATCGAGACACTAGTCTCAAGTTTGTAGTAATGGCGCCGGTTCCCGCATGGGTGGATCAATTCAAAGAACGATTCGACATAATCGCTGTGACCTCATACGGCGCTACTGAATATGGTAATGCGATCGTATCTGGTGATCACTTTGAGGTAACCTCCACAACTGCTGGTAGCTGCGGTGTTGCCGACAGTAATTACGAAGTTCGCTTGGTGTCAGACCAAGGCATGGAAGCTGGTATCGACGAACCGGGTGAGCTGCATGTTCGGGGTGCGCCGTGGGCCAACAACCTCGGGTACTGGCGCAGGCCAGAGGAATCTGCGAGAGCGTGGGAGGGCGGATGGTTCCGTACCGGCGATATCTTTCGGCGGGATTCAGACGGGCTGTTCTATTTCGTAGACAGAGCTAAGGACATGGTGCGCCGCCGCGGCGAGAACATCTCGTCTATGGAGGTTGAGTGGTCCGCCATGGAACATCCAGAGGTGTCGGTGGCGGCAGCCTACGGCGTCAGATCGGAAGACGGCGAGGAAGAAGTAATGCTGTCGGTGGAGTTAGCAGCAGGAGCAGTTGTATCTCCAGATGAACTGCACGGATTCCTCGAGAAGCGACTGCCTGCGTACGCAGTCCCCCAGTTTATCGCGATACATGCGGAACTCCCCAGAACGAGTACTCAGAAGATTCGAAAGAATGAGCTCCGGGACGCCGGTATTACCCCGAGCACCTGGCAATCGACCCAAGCCTGAGTTCCGTGCATTTTCGGCCGGGACGGAATCGCGTGATGTTGGATGACGGTCTCTCTGCGTCGGTAGGAGCGAGCGGCGGCGCAGATCGCCTAAAGGTGGGTGTATGGGTTCCGGTGCGGTGACTGCGGGGGCGGCGCGCATACCACACTGGAGGAATTTGGACAAGGCCCACGGGAATTTAAGTGACTCAGAATAGGCAGCTTTGCCACCTCGATCGAGTCGACACAGTTCCTCGCATGGAGAGTCAGCTCCGCCGCCCGGCACCGTTTCTGTGTTCGACTCAGTCTGCCTTGTCCTGATTGGCGGTGCGCGAGATGACCAGCATTCGGCGGTCTGGCCGGGCACACATCCTTCTGGCGGTTGAGTCCGGTTCCTGGCGGTCACGATCACCGGCTTGACCGGAAACGCACTGCTACTGCCGAAGCCCTGGACTAAGTGCATTAGGCGTCAGTGATGCTGGTCCCGTTCGACGTCGTGCATCTGGTTGCCGAGGACCTCACCTTACGATGTCAACTAGGGCGACAAACCCGTCGTCGTGGCTAGAGATCGGTTGGGATAGCAGTCTCGGCCGGAGCAGCACGACCGGTACCGACCAACCTGCACCTTCTTCAATTCGGTGGGCTTGCGGGTCGATCCGAGCCGGGTGTGGCCGAATTCCGGATCGAGGCTTTACAGATTGCTCGACGGCCAGATGCGGGCTGCTGTCGGTGCGGATGGTCTCGCTGTTGTACCGGTGCGGCGCCTTCCAACGCTCCCCGCCGTTGGCGCAGCCGACTCGGTCGCCATGCGGACGGACCGCGCGGTCAGCTGAGCAGCCGTGCGCGCGATCCGCTGTGTGGAACACCGAATTGCCAGCATGGTGGCACTAGCCAAGAGTATGAAGTGCGTCACTGGCCGGCGCCCCTCCTAGAAAAGGTATTGCATCATGACCGAGCTCATCGTTCCGCCCGCGGCCCTGCAGCCCAGCCAGCCCGGCGTCACGAAGTTTCTCGCAGATTCAGTCAGGAAGCTGTATATCGGCGGCCGCTGGGTCGAGGCGGCATCGGGCAAGACGTTTCCGGTGATCAACCCGACGACCGAGCAGGTCATAGCCCATGTCGCGGAGGCTGACAAGGCTGACGTCGACGCTGCTGTGCAGGCAGCTCGTTCCGCCTTCGAGGGGCCGTGGGGCCGCATGCGCGTGGTCGAGCGAACAGAACTGCTCCGGCGCTTGGGCGCGCTCATCGCAGAGAACGCAGACGAGATCGCTGAGTTGGAGACAATCAACAACGGGTCGCCCATCTCCATCGCGCGCAGCTTCGTCGGTAGCACCGTCGGTACCATCGACTACTTCGCCGGCTCGGCCCGCCTTATTCACGGCGAGACCCCCTCCAACGATCCGAACTATCTGACGTACACGCTTCGCGAACCGATCGGCGTCTGTGCCGGAATCGTGCCCTGGAACGTTCCGTTCCTGTTTGCGATAGGGAAGCTGGCACCGGCTTTGGCGGCCGGTAACACGTTCGTTCTGAAACCGGCGGAGCAGACACCTTTAACCGCGATTCGGCTCGGCGAACTCGTCGAGGAAGCGGGCTTCCCGGCAGGGGTCGTCAACATAGTCACTGGCTTCGGTCTGGGTGCCGGCAGTTCTATTGCCGAACACCCTGACATTGACAAGGTCTCCTTCACAGGTTCAGTCGACGTCGGCAAGAGGATTCTCGCCGCATCAGCTGTCAATCTGAAGCGAGTGACCCTCGAGCTCGGTGGAAAGTCTCCGAACATCATCTTCAAGGACGCAGACCTCTCGGTGGCAGTTCCGACCGCTGTCGCAGGTTTCACCATGAGCTCGGGGCAGATCTGCGTCGCTGGCACCAGATTGTTTGTGCAGCGGGAAATCATGGACGAGGTCACAGAAAAGCTCACAGAATTCGCAGGGTCGCTTCGCATCGGAGACCCCCTCGATTCGGCGACAGATCTCGGGCCACTCGTATCGCAGGAGCAATTGGACCGCGTCACCGGTTACTTCGGAGTCGGCGCGGCGGATGGTGCTCGGGTTGCGCTAGGAGGGGCCGCGGTCGAGGGAACTGGCTACTTCGTGGAACCCACTGTCTTCGTCGACGTTCGCAACGACATGCGGATAGCTCGCGAAGAAATCTTCGGTCCGGTGGTGTCGGTCATCCCGTTCACTGACGAAGACGACGCCGTACTACAAGGTAACGACACGCTATACGGACTCGCCGCATCTGTCTGGACCAATGACCTCGGCCGCGCCCATCGAGTCGCTCGAGGTATCAAAGCCGGCTCTATCTGGGTCAACAACTACTTCACCGGGGACACCGCGCTTCCGTTCGGCGGCTACAAGGAGTCCGGCCTCGGCCGCGAGAACGGCTTGGATTGGTACAAGAGCTTTACTGAGGACAAGTCCGTCTACGTGACGCTCTGAGCTTCGGCCAGGCCGAACAATCTCGAATTAGCCCATCAGAAACGAAAGGGTGCTATGACCACCAATGCGAACCTCGACCGACGCGAGGTTGACTTCGATCAACACGATCAGGCGTACGCCAAGGATTCTTCAGCGCGCTTCCGAGAACTGCGGGAGAAGTGCCCGGTCGCGCACTCGCCGCATTACGGCGGCTTCTGGGTGCTGTCTCGATACGACGACGTCGCTGCTGCTGCTCGTGATCCGAAGCTGTTCTCCAGCGAGCAGGGCGTGAGCTTGCCACGCCTTGATGCCGGCGTACCTCTGCCGCCCCTCGAGACAGACCCGCCACTTCATGCGTTCTTCCGCCAGGTGCTGCAGCCGGAGTTCTCTCGGGCCCGCATGCAGCAGGTCGAAGGCTTTATCCGAGACCTCACGAGAGAGTTCATGGACAACTTTGACACGACGAGACCGGTCGACCTGATCGAGAAGCTGGTGGCACCCCTTCCTGCCATTGTCATCGCGCATCTCATGGGTTTTCCGCGGGAGGATTGGTCGAAGTTCCGGGAATGGTTCGACGTGATCATGGACGCTACCAATAGAGAGGATCCCGCGGCTGGGCAGCAAGCTGCGATGGAATTCTTTCAACACATCGTCGCGGCGCTCGACGATCGTCGACTCAATCCAAAAGACGACACGTTGACGAGGATCGTGAGTTGCGAGATCGACGGACGCCCCGTAACCAACGAAGAGGCAATTGGTATGACGTGGGCGACGATTGTCGCCGGGCACGAGACCACCGTCGGGGGGATTGGCGCTCTGCTGATGCACGTGGGCCAGGATTCTGTGTTGAAGGATAGGCTCCTGGAAGACCGTGGCCTCATAGCCAAGGCGATTCAAGAAGCAATCCGTCTGGAGGCTCCCGTTCAGGGAATGAGTCGCGCACTGACAAGTGATGTCTGTCTGAGCGGACAACAGTTGCTCGCCGGAGAGAACGTCTGGTTGAGCTTTGCTGCCGCCAATCGCGACGATGCCGTGTTTGAGAACCCGGATTCGTTCGATGTGGACCGGTCTCCCAACCGGCATCTGGGTTTCGGCGACGGCGTCCACAGATGCGCAGGGCTTCCCCTGGCTCAGCTCGAGATGCGTGTAGTGCTCGAGGAGATGCTGGACCGGTACCCGGGTTACACGCTCGATCCTGACGCCGAGCTTCAGATCCACCGAGCAGGTAGCTGCAAGCTACTCAGCCTCGCCGTCAACTTGTGATGCAGATCATGCCTGCGTCTGCCTCCGCGGTTTCTATCGGTCAATGTAGTGAGGAGCACCAATGGTGAACGCCCAAGCCGCTATCCTTCGCTCGAAAGACGGCCCGTATGTCCTCGAGGAGTTGGTGCTCGACGAACCCGGCAGCGGCCAGGTCGTCGTCGACATTGTGGCGTCCGGGTTCTGCCACACCGACATGATGCCCCGAGGGGAGGAGTTCCCTGTCTCGCCACCCGTTGTCCTCGGCCATGAGGGCGCCGGCGTCGTGAGCCAGGTCGGTCCTGATGTGACCGATGTAGCCGTGGGGGACCATGTCGTCATTACGTTTGCCTCATGCGGTCGGTGCAACGAGTGCATCAGCGGGCACCCGGCTTATTGTGAGACATTCATGGAGCGCCAGCTCTTCTGGCGGTCTGCGGGCGGCGGGCCGGGAGCGACGGATGCGCAAGGGCACCCGGTGAGCGCCCGCTTCTTTGGGCAGTCGTCCTTTGCAACGCGCACCATCGTCGACCCTACAAACCTGATTCGAGTTGACCCGTCTCTCGACCTGTCGGTGCTCGCTCCGCTCGGCTGTGGAATGATCACGGGCGCGGGGAGTGTGTTCAATGTCTTCGATGTTCAGCCGGGCACGTCTATCACCATCTTCGGCGCGGGTGCGGTGGGCCTGGCGGCGTTGATGGCGGCGAAGGCGGCCGGCGCCACGACAATCATCGCCGTTGATCTACATGCGCAAAGGCTCGAGCTGGCGTCCGAACTCGGCGCGACCACCACGATCCTCGGTGACAGTAGTGACCTGGTCGAGCAGATTCACAAGGCCTCCGATGGTGGAACTCACTACAGTTTCGACACAACCGGTGTGCCCTCTGTCATTCTCGCCGCGATTCGTGCACTGCGAGGCCGCGGAATGTGCGCGCACGTCGGGCAGGCAGGTGACCTGGTGCTCGACGGCGACATTCTCTTCGGAAAGAAGTTGGTATCCGTGATCGAGGGCGATGCCAACCCGCAGGAGTTGATTCCCCGGCTCATCGCGCTTTGGCAGGACGGACTGTTCCCCTTCGATCGGTTGATCCGCAGATTCCCGCTTGCCGACATCAACGTTGCGGAGCAGGAGTCCCATTCGGGCAGGGCCATAAAGCCAGTGCTCGTTATGCCTTCCATGTGATTTGCTGGTTTGCATTCTTCTGGACACGGAGGATTCGGAATCTGTAGCCTGGTGGGGTGGCCCAGATAGATCGCATGATCGTTGAAGTTCATTCGTTGTGATTGAGCATTCGCTCTACGGACTCGCAGCGCGGGACGCCCACGTGGACCGAGGAGCAGAACAGTAATACCCGCTCCTCGGTCACGGTCCAGTTTCCTCGGGTCACTGCAGTTCGATCGTGCTTTAACTGACGTTGGTAAGCGCTGGGTAGTGGTTGTTCTGCGTGGATACGCGGCTGTTTGTGCCGTGGACGCGGTGACGTCGGGATTATCATTGCGAGTGGACGCTCGGCAGCCTGGCCTGGCGGTCTCGCCCAACATCAGCCTTCCGTTCAACGGAACTCTGCGTGGTCTGTTTGGGCGACTGTGGGTATTATGTTGATATTATTATCATAATTGTTGAGCCGAGGTGTATTCACCCGGCAGCACTCGATTCACCGCGAAACTGCCGAAAGAATTCTTTGAAGGAGCATCCTATGTGGCCCCACAATAAAGATTTACCACATTTCGGACCACTTGCAGGCGTGAAGGTGGTGCACGCGACATCGTCGGTGGCAGGTCCGTTCAGCGTCCAGATGCTGGCCGACAACGGAGCTGATGTTATCTGGATCGAGAATCCAAGTGCCCCGGATATGAATCGCTTCACGGGTTCGACCAATATTGAAGCCGAGAGACGAAATCAACGTGGCGTTGCGCTGAATATTGCTTCAGAAGAAGGTAAGGCAGTATTCTTCGATTTGATAAGACACGCAGATGTGTTCGTTGAGTCCTCCAAGGGGGGGCAATATGCGCGGTGGGGTCTAACCGACGAAGAGTTGTGGAAAGTAAACAAAAAGCTGGTGATCTGCCACATTAGCGGGTTTGGCCAGAGCGGGCTGCCGGAATACGTCAAACGGCCATCGTTCGATATGGTGGCCCAGGCTTTCTCGGGCTATATGCACAGTAATATAGCTCCAGGCTCGCCGCCATTCGCCGTTGGTCCAGTGGCTGGCGATTATTTCACTGCCTTGTTCGCCACTGCAGGTATACTAATGGCTCTTCGTAGCGCTGAACTAAGTGGAGTTGGCGACAGCGTCGATGTGGCTCAGTTTGAGTGCCTACTTAGGGCAAGTTTCTACTCTTCGGATTGGTTCACGAATAATACGCCGGTGGCGTCTGCCGGAGAGCCATCTCTCAGCGCGGGAGTTGGGTGCTATAGGTGTAAGGACGGCGCATACGTTCAGCTGGTGGTGAGCGGCACCGGTGGACTCAAGAACGTGTGCAAATTGTTTGGTCTCGAATACGGTACTGCGGACATCCCCGAGGGTGTAGGCGTGATTCTCCGCGGCACGGCGGGCGGCGACAAGATTGACGAGGCCGCAGAACTGTATATGTCTGCCCGTACTGCCGATCAAGCCTCAGCGGACCTTCTTGCTGCAGGCGTGGCAGCACAGAAGATCAATACGCCGCAAGACGTAATGGATGACCCGCATGTCCAGGCTAGAGGCACCTTGCAGGAGGTCACGACAAATGCGGGGACGCAGCTCACCTATGTGGGAGCGGTTCCTCAGTTCTCCAGGCATCCGTCGAACACCTGGCGGCCTGCTCCATGGACCGGGATGGACAACGAAGAGGTCTTGAAGCAATTGGGATACGACGAAGAAATAATTGCCAAGATGTACAGCGATGGAATCATCGGTCGCAAACCTGTCGACGGTCGCCGTGAAGCTGCGTCCGATGTCCGTCAGTAAGTTGCTGCGTACCGGAGGTTAAGGAGATCCATCAGTAAATGAGTACGAATCAAAAGTCTTTGGGTTACGGGCGTGACATTTTTCGTGAAGATCACGAAGCTTTTCGGAGTACCGTGCGCAACTTCTTCCAAAAAGAAATCGAGCCCTATGTCCGCCAATGGGAGGACGATGGATTCTATCCCGCAGAACTGTTCCGCAAAGCCGGTAAATTAGGATTGCTGTGTGTAGGGATTCCCGAGGAGTATGGTGGCGGTGGTGGCGACATACTGCACCACATGGTTCTCCACGAGGAGCACGGGTACTCACCTGCAGGCGCTTCCCTGGAAGCGGGACTTCAGACTGACTCGTCAGCTTACGTAATACTTGACGCCGGTACCGAGGAACAGAAGCGCAATTGGCTCCCCAAGATGGCGGCAGGGGAGGAGATTATGGAGCTGGCCCTGTCTGAACCGTCTGCTGGTAGCGATGCAAAAGGGATAAAGACCCGTGCGAAGCGCGACGGCTCGGATTATGTGATTAACGGTTCTAAAATGTGGGTCAGCAATGGCCCGGTGCTGACCCAGCTTCTCGTGGTAGCAAAGTGTAAAAGTGACGATGGCGAAGACGGTTTGGCTATCTTCATCGTGCCGGCCGGCGCCAGAGGGGTCACCGTTTCCAGGAAGACCGAGCTTCTACTAAGGGGCTGCGGGGGAGTCTCCGAAGCCTTTTTCGATGATGTTCGAATCCCCGCGGAGAACGTTTTGGGCGGATCAACTCGTGGCGGCCTAGGTGCTGCAATGTCCACGATTACAGTCGGCAGGATGGCTGCAGCTAGCCGATTCCTCGCAGCGAGTGAGCTGGCGTTGAGTTTGACCGTTGACTACACAAAGGAGCGTAGCGCATTCCAGAAGCGGATTTTCGACTTTCAGCTCACACAATCGAAGTTGGCCACTATGAAGACTGAGATCGCTGCGGGTCGGGCGTTTGTCGATTCTTGCTTGGCACGCGCCGCATCTGGCACTCTTTCTAACGATGAGTCGGCGATGGCCAAATTATTTGTGTCCGAGGTCGAGGGTAGGGTTATGGATGAGTCTCTACAGCTTCATGGCGCGATGGGGTTCAGTGACGAGAATCCGATCTCGAAGATGTACGCTTTCGCACGTGTGCATCGGATATTTTTGGGAACATCGGAGATATTGAGATTGAGTATCGCTCGGGGTATGTAAGTTACAGTATGCCTCCGGCCTATAAGACTGATTTGTTAAGGACGAGTACTCGTTGGCTGTGATGCACGCTCTGTCTTCGCCTCACTAATGCCAGCCGGCTGTCTCTGTTAGTGCTCTGATCGCATCGGACTGTGAGCGCATTTGCGGAGGTTGCGGCGCGGCGCATGGAAGATATTGACAGAGCTCACGTTGTTGAACTTCGATTTTCCCATGTGTGGCCAAAAAGTGGTGTCGCACTTGGACCGACTGGAACGGTCGTGTTTCGTAGAC belongs to Gordonia sp. KTR9 and includes:
- a CDS encoding AMP-binding protein; translation: MAPASLPGLVQSWAVQDPQREVLRDVGGRGLTNSDLAVAAATWGALLNSVGVTRGAPVASMLPNTSAGHIGWLGSAWIGAIEFPLNHEFPTSWIERLVVESGARIAIVGKQFARKWRPLLTAGVLKSLVVVHDLEQVEIWSGDGRNEFRKLTPVDLAPVVADRYDVSCVILTSGTTGPSKGVVVPWGQWETRCLSNAIPSRFRNRDEVFYNPLPVYHTAGRSYFYEAVYQQSLMVSKGRFSTTTWIDDIQREECTGTILLGATASFIFNSPPKSFDRDTSLKFVVMAPVPAWVDQFKERFDIIAVTSYGATEYGNAIVSGDHFEVTSTTAGSCGVADSNYEVRLVSDQGMEAGIDEPGELHVRGAPWANNLGYWRRPEESARAWEGGWFRTGDIFRRDSDGLFYFVDRAKDMVRRRGENISSMEVEWSAMEHPEVSVAAAYGVRSEDGEEEVMLSVELAAGAVVSPDELHGFLEKRLPAYAVPQFIAIHAELPRTSTQKIRKNELRDAGITPSTWQSTQA
- a CDS encoding aldehyde dehydrogenase family protein; amino-acid sequence: MTELIVPPAALQPSQPGVTKFLADSVRKLYIGGRWVEAASGKTFPVINPTTEQVIAHVAEADKADVDAAVQAARSAFEGPWGRMRVVERTELLRRLGALIAENADEIAELETINNGSPISIARSFVGSTVGTIDYFAGSARLIHGETPSNDPNYLTYTLREPIGVCAGIVPWNVPFLFAIGKLAPALAAGNTFVLKPAEQTPLTAIRLGELVEEAGFPAGVVNIVTGFGLGAGSSIAEHPDIDKVSFTGSVDVGKRILAASAVNLKRVTLELGGKSPNIIFKDADLSVAVPTAVAGFTMSSGQICVAGTRLFVQREIMDEVTEKLTEFAGSLRIGDPLDSATDLGPLVSQEQLDRVTGYFGVGAADGARVALGGAAVEGTGYFVEPTVFVDVRNDMRIAREEIFGPVVSVIPFTDEDDAVLQGNDTLYGLAASVWTNDLGRAHRVARGIKAGSIWVNNYFTGDTALPFGGYKESGLGRENGLDWYKSFTEDKSVYVTL
- a CDS encoding acyl-CoA dehydrogenase family protein, with product MSTNQKSLGYGRDIFREDHEAFRSTVRNFFQKEIEPYVRQWEDDGFYPAELFRKAGKLGLLCVGIPEEYGGGGGDILHHMVLHEEHGYSPAGASLEAGLQTDSSAYVILDAGTEEQKRNWLPKMAAGEEIMELALSEPSAGSDAKGIKTRAKRDGSDYVINGSKMWVSNGPVLTQLLVVAKCKSDDGEDGLAIFIVPAGARGVTVSRKTELLLRGCGGVSEAFFDDVRIPAENVLGGSTRGGLGAAMSTITVGRMAAASRFLAASELALSLTVDYTKERSAFQKRIFDFQLTQSKLATMKTEIAAGRAFVDSCLARAASGTLSNDESAMAKLFVSEVEGRVMDESLQLHGAMGFSDENPISKMYAFARVHRIFLGTSEILRLSIARGM
- a CDS encoding cytochrome P450 produces the protein MTTNANLDRREVDFDQHDQAYAKDSSARFRELREKCPVAHSPHYGGFWVLSRYDDVAAAARDPKLFSSEQGVSLPRLDAGVPLPPLETDPPLHAFFRQVLQPEFSRARMQQVEGFIRDLTREFMDNFDTTRPVDLIEKLVAPLPAIVIAHLMGFPREDWSKFREWFDVIMDATNREDPAAGQQAAMEFFQHIVAALDDRRLNPKDDTLTRIVSCEIDGRPVTNEEAIGMTWATIVAGHETTVGGIGALLMHVGQDSVLKDRLLEDRGLIAKAIQEAIRLEAPVQGMSRALTSDVCLSGQQLLAGENVWLSFAAANRDDAVFENPDSFDVDRSPNRHLGFGDGVHRCAGLPLAQLEMRVVLEEMLDRYPGYTLDPDAELQIHRAGSCKLLSLAVNL
- a CDS encoding NAD(P)-dependent alcohol dehydrogenase; translation: MVNAQAAILRSKDGPYVLEELVLDEPGSGQVVVDIVASGFCHTDMMPRGEEFPVSPPVVLGHEGAGVVSQVGPDVTDVAVGDHVVITFASCGRCNECISGHPAYCETFMERQLFWRSAGGGPGATDAQGHPVSARFFGQSSFATRTIVDPTNLIRVDPSLDLSVLAPLGCGMITGAGSVFNVFDVQPGTSITIFGAGAVGLAALMAAKAAGATTIIAVDLHAQRLELASELGATTTILGDSSDLVEQIHKASDGGTHYSFDTTGVPSVILAAIRALRGRGMCAHVGQAGDLVLDGDILFGKKLVSVIEGDANPQELIPRLIALWQDGLFPFDRLIRRFPLADINVAEQESHSGRAIKPVLVMPSM
- a CDS encoding CoA transferase → MWPHNKDLPHFGPLAGVKVVHATSSVAGPFSVQMLADNGADVIWIENPSAPDMNRFTGSTNIEAERRNQRGVALNIASEEGKAVFFDLIRHADVFVESSKGGQYARWGLTDEELWKVNKKLVICHISGFGQSGLPEYVKRPSFDMVAQAFSGYMHSNIAPGSPPFAVGPVAGDYFTALFATAGILMALRSAELSGVGDSVDVAQFECLLRASFYSSDWFTNNTPVASAGEPSLSAGVGCYRCKDGAYVQLVVSGTGGLKNVCKLFGLEYGTADIPEGVGVILRGTAGGDKIDEAAELYMSARTADQASADLLAAGVAAQKINTPQDVMDDPHVQARGTLQEVTTNAGTQLTYVGAVPQFSRHPSNTWRPAPWTGMDNEEVLKQLGYDEEIIAKMYSDGIIGRKPVDGRREAASDVRQ